GAACACTCTTatactctctctctgtttccttTTATATGATGTGTTTTATcagatgtttttgttttaatttatatgatgttttaataagataaaactattaaaaattgattaaaatactaaaaagtaATGTGTAGTTTTTTGTCTTTATTTGTTTAGAATAATAACGATTagttgtttttaattatttttgttgcaaTCAAATGGTTTTAACaaagataattttttcttaatttatgtaTATTCTGAAACATCATATAAAAAGAAAGGGAGGAGTATATAATGCTTTTAGGCCTTTGATTTAGTCCATTTACTTTCTTACATTATTCATATCTATTCCTCACTATATTCTTGCAGCCTTTATAACACTTCTGTTCCGAACAGAATTCTAATCAATTACTAATCTCGACTCCTTTGTTATTATATACTTGATAAAcagtgaaaaaaaaactaaataccTTAAAACCCCTTTTTTCATTGCTACAAAATCAGCAAAAGGCTTTCACAACGAAAAAAGACAGAAATAATAAAGCAAGAGAGCTAACAAAAATGATTTACCAAACACCAAAAATGATTTGCAGCCAAGACAAGATATTGTTTATTGTATGAACTTGTAACATCATCCACAATATGAGACAAAACAGAAGACACAAAAACAAGCTAATTCGATAAACGATTTGTCTTGCTATATGGATAAATATGATGCTACTCAGAATCCGAATCTGAATCACTTGCATTGTAACCTGACAAGACAAAtcaagcaaaaaaagaaaaaaaaaaacaaaatcaaagtGTTAAACACAAAAGGAAATAAAGGAGCCTTATGTTCAGACAGACAGTAAGTTAGGCTGTGATATAAACCGAACCTGGTCGTTTATCCTTGACTTTCCACACAGAAGAACGAACTCTTGACGCTTTCGTAATCCAAACTCTCGCCTGCGTAAAAGACACCAAATATTTTCATCAATTAGAGATTGGTTTcttcactaaaccctaaaagcTAAAGTGAAGagagattattaaaaaaaaaaggagaaaccTTTCGAGCATCTTTGGGAACTCCGTAGCCAGAGTTATACATCTGACCCAATACAACTTGCATAGTGATGTTCCCAGCTTTCGCTTCTTCAAGAGTGTCTTGGAACCACCGCTGCGCACAATCGGATACCACCGCGGAAAGCGGGACGCTGCGGCGACTACTGCCGCTGGTCGTGGCggtggcggcggcggaggaATCTTTGTCGGGAGTCGACATGTTGGAGGATATGGGTCGGATCGGTTTCGATGATTTGGTGAATTTGGATGCTGCGGCGGACGCTCCTCTTAGAACTGTTGAGATAGGAATTGGTTTGaccatttatatttaaaattaaaaaagaaaaataaggaGGAAGGATCTTGATTTTCTTCTCCGTCTCTTATTTGGTTTAGTTAGGGTTTGTGGGGAGTGATTTTTTTGCGCCGAATGATCCGTCAGCATGATGAGGTTTACGCAATCTCAACCACATCCGGTTTacggtttgatttttttttttgaaaaatggtttACGGTTTGATTTCACTTTTCAATTTCATTGGTTTACGTTTTATGGGAGGTCAGATTTGGTTTACGGTTTTAgacaaactttataaattataaactagaGATTAACCAGCACATCTGCAcaggtatttatttttatttttataaaataatactgatttcatataaataataatttatatattttaaaattgtatcctattaaatagatttttaatgtCACATttctaaacataataattttataatttatattaaataattatattttgtcttATAAAAAACATCAATTGTATCatccata
This genomic stretch from Raphanus sativus cultivar WK10039 chromosome 3, ASM80110v3, whole genome shotgun sequence harbors:
- the LOC108847312 gene encoding uncharacterized protein LOC108847312, coding for MVKPIPISTVLRGASAAASKFTKSSKPIRPISSNMSTPDKDSSAAATATTSGSSRRSVPLSAVVSDCAQRWFQDTLEEAKAGNITMQVVLGQMYNSGYGVPKDARKARVWITKASRVRSSVWKVKDKRPGYNASDSDSDSE